The Antedon mediterranea chromosome 11, ecAntMedi1.1, whole genome shotgun sequence genome window below encodes:
- the LOC140061935 gene encoding uncharacterized protein, whose translation MGTVICRCVPQLLGKLFSVLILVLLINLLCVSAIKQIYNCTFEVLSDCNLFQDTLNDVTGGWKYSIDKTPPHVIFPDYDHTHGDQKGHYIHLFSENSTSETEARVFSPSIDLTGGMGYMSFYYYVMHGDSVNFNVTLNIYACDDELVYTLSDVTGNTWLRADVLLSCNHTFKIVFEGSVSGDGDIAIDDIAIMDAFGDAVDVTVHILDGNETIIFPTFFPQRTVIPTNESEINQKTKLVSVNALAIAMGLFAATVGIVLLSLLLHVYIWRRRRLLRRPIEVEGLGSLSQIQVIPVSRQRASGYMTIKFKTRRIYDDLSGVKDTIRHGHGHHGRPSKSVEIPEFIGFERDMTSRHVKSNSLPSLRGIKELFRSTSLTSLFHRHQQQKASAEYAKPKKISVVSSDSAGARSRDGSNRTSKKIKRTRPDSSRSDHLYSTIPDIIRQVQEELISQDGVRERVERASLFIDEPVEEVSDTELDPDTLEMVDNVIYEPYDHEEDIGIHNEAFERDETKEDDAL comes from the exons ATGGGGACTGTTATCTGCAGATGCGTGCCACAATTGTTGGGAAAACTCTTTAGCGTACTAATTCTTGTCTTGTTGATCAATTTACTTTGTGTATCGGCGATCAAAC AGATATACAACTGTACATTCGAAGTATTAAGCGACTGTAACTTATTTCAAGATACACTGAATGACGTCACTGGTGGCTGGAAATATAGCATTGATAAAACACCACCACACGTTATATTCCCAGATTATGACCATACCCATGGAGACCAAAAAG GTCATTACATACACTTATTTTCTGAAAATTCAACATCAGAGACAGAAGCCAGAGTGTTTTCTCCCTCCATAGATTTAACAGGCGGAATGGGTTACATGTCTTTCTATTACTACGTCATGCACGGAGATTCTGTGAACTTCAACGTTACGCTAAACATCTACGCGTGTGATGACGAGCTAGTCTACACACTATCAGACGTAACGGGAAACACCTGGCTTCGCGCGGATGTCTTGCTCAGCTGTAATCATACGTTCAAG atagtaTTTGAAGGGAGTGTATCTGGAGATGGTGACATTGCAATTGATGACATTGCCATCATGGATGCGTTTGGAG ACGCAGTGGATGTTACTGTACACATTTTGGACGGAAATGAGACTATTATTTTTCCAACGTTCTTTCCACAACGAACGGTGATACCCACCAACGAATCTGAAATCaaccaaaaaacaaaacttgtttcAG TGAATGCACTCGCAATAGCAATGGGACTGTTCGCAGCTACTGTCGGGATTGTTCTGCTGAGTTTATTGTTACATGTGTACATCTGGAGAAGAAGACG CCTTCTAAGGCGTCCCATAGAAGTAGAAGGACTAGGGAGCCTGTCACAGATACAAGTAATACCTGTTTCAAGACAGCGTGCTTCTGGTTATATGACTATCAAATTTAAAACAAGACGAATTTACGACGATCTTAGTGGTGTAAAAGACACAATTAGACATGGACATGGCCACCATGGAAGGCCTAGCAAATCTGTTGAAATTCCTGAATTCATTGGTTTTGAACGTGACATGACATCTAGACATGTGAAAAGTAATAGTTTACCATCTTTACGAGGAATTAAAGAACTATTTAGAAGCACGTCATTAACTTCTCTATTTCATCGTCACCAGCAGCAGAAAGCTTCTGCTGAATATGCAAAACCTAAGAAAATTAGTGTAGTGAGCAGCGATTCAGCCGGGGCACGGTCCCGAGACGGTTCAAATCGAACATCTAAGAAAATTAAGAGAACACGCCCTGACAGTTCTAGATCAGATCatctatacagtacaatacctGACATTATACGTCAGGTACAAGAAGAGTTGATCTCTCAAGATGGCGTTAGAGAAAGAGTTGAACGAGCTAGTCTGTTTATTGATGAGCCCGTAGAAGAAGTTTCGGATACAGAATTAGATCCAGATACTTTAGAAATGGTGGACAATGTAATATACGAACCATATGACCATGAAGAAGATATAGGTATACATAACGAAGCTTTTGAGCGAGATGAAACTAAGGAAGATGATGCTTTATGA